One segment of Panicum virgatum strain AP13 chromosome 3K, P.virgatum_v5, whole genome shotgun sequence DNA contains the following:
- the LOC120699899 gene encoding G-type lectin S-receptor-like serine/threonine-protein kinase At2g19130 has product MHLLRPFVLSVLLFVIILHAPSPSAAADTLRRGHALAGHDKLVSGNGKFALSFFQLQTGASYYLGICFDKVPVLTPVWTANRDNPISNSTSPELIISGDGNMVVLAQGTTIWSTRANTTTNDTVAVLLGNGNLVLRSSSNPSLTFWESFDYPTDTMLPGVKIGWNKVTGLNRRLVSRKNSIDLSSGLYSSRMDHDGVGRMMWNSSSMYWSSTWNGRFFSAIPEMSAGSSIANQTFVDNDQELYYTYNIFDERIIIACVLDVSGRNQVRVWTGQDWMTVNNQPAQQCDVYAVCGPFTICSESTSDADPFCNCMRGFSLKSPADWEIEDRTGGCIRNTPLNCGVDHGNETVVADKFYPMPGIRLPQDGRQTMPNVSSANECAQVCLSNCSCTAYSYGKDGCSIWHGDLLNVATDGNQEMIYLRLAAKELETGKGNRTAMIIGVAIGTSIVALVFILLIVIWRRNGKWSRPTVGNDQGSVGIIAFKNADLQDATKKFSEKLGAGGFGSVFKGFLSDSIAIAVKRLDGDRQGEKQFRAEVNSIGVIQHINLVKLIGFCCEGDRRLLVYEYMPNGSLDSHLFQSCGTVLDWNMRYQIALGVARGLGYLHHGCRDCIIHCDIKPQNILLDASFVPKIADFGMAKLLGREFSRVVTTMRGTVGYLAPEWISGMPITPKIDVYSYGMVLLEIVSGKRNCVEHSSSHTEGQGDYLPVQVAHKLLHGDILSIVDANLHGEVNIEEAERVCKVACWCIQDLESDRPTMIEVVQFLEGICELEMPPMPRLLSAIAGSSLHHTRV; this is encoded by the coding sequence ATGCATCTTCTCCGTCCTTTTGTTCTCTCCGTGCTCCTTTTCGTCATCATCCTGCACGCaccctcgccctccgccgccgcagacaCGCTCCGACGCGGCCATGCACTTGCCGGCCACGACAAGCTTGTCTCGGGCAATGGCAAGTTCGCGCTCAGCTTCTTCCAACTCCAAACAGGGGCCTCCTATTACCTCGGCATATGTTTTGATAAAGTCCCCGTGCTGACCCCCGTGTGGACAGCCAACAGGGACAATCCCATCTCCAATTCCACTTCGCCGGAGCTCATCATTTCCGGCGACGGCAACATGGTTGTCTTAGCTCAGGGCACCACCATCTGGTCTACCCGGGCAAACACAACAACCAATGACACCGTCGCTGTGCTCTTGGGCAATGGCAACCTAGTTCTACGGAGCTCCTCCAACCCTTCACTCACATTCTGGGAAAGCTTCGACTACCCAACAGACACCATGCTACCTGGTGTAAAGATTGGATGGAACAAGGTCACCGGCTTGAACCGCCGACTTGTTTCGAGGAAGAATTCCATCGATCTGTCCTCAGGTCTATACTCCTCGAGGATGGACCACGATGGGGTTGGCAGGATGATGTGGAACTCATCTTCTATGTATTGGTCCAGCACTTGGAATGGTAGATTCTTCAGCGCCATACCGGAGATGTCTGCAGGTTCCTCTATAGCCAATCAAACGTTCGTCGACAACGACCAAGAGCTTTACTACACCTACAACATCTTTGATGAGCGCATAATCATAGCCTGTGTGCTGGATGTCTCTGGTCGAAACCAAGTGCGCGTTTGGACTGGGCAAGATTGGATGACAGTGAACAATCAACCAGCACAACAGTGTGATGTGTATGCTGTCTGTGGGCCTTTCACCATCTGCTCAGAAAGCACTTCTGATGCAGATCCTTTCTGTAACTGCATGAGGGGGTTCTCTTTGAAATCACCTGCGGATTGGGAGATTGAGGACAGAACAGGAGGGTGCATCAGAAACACTCCATTGAACTGCGGCGTAGACCATGGAAATGAAACCGTTGTGGCAGACAAATTCTACCCTATGCCAGGCATTAGGTTGCCCCAGGATGGCCGCCAAACCATGCCAAATGTGTCTAGCGCGAATGAGTGCGCACAAGTTTGTTTGAGTAATTGCTCTTGCACTGCATATTCTTACGGCAAAGATGGTTGCTCTATCTGGCATGGCGACTTACTTAATGTAGCTACTGACGGTAATCAAGAAATGATTTACCTTCGCCTTGCTGCAAAAGAGTTAGAGACTGGGAAAGGCAATAGGACTGCCATGATCATTGGTGTTGCCATTGGCACGAGCATTGTCGCTTTGGTTTTTATTCTCCTCATAGTGATTTGGAGGAGAAATGGGAAGTGGTCTAGACCCACAGTAGGCAATGATCAAGGTAGCGTTGGCATAATTGCGTTCAAAAATGCTGATTTGCAAGATGCAACCAAAAAGTTCTCGGAGAAGCTAGGCGCGGGTGGTTTTGGTTCTGTATTCAAGGGGTTCTTAAGTGACTCGATTGCCATAGCAGTGAAAAGGCTTGATGGTGATCGACAAGGAGAGAAACAATTCAGGGCAGAAGTAAATTCAATTGGAGTCATCCAGCATATAAACTTAGTGAAATTGATCGGGTTTTGCTGCGAAGGTGATAGGAGGTTACTCGTGTACGAGTACATGCCAAACGGCTCCCTAGATTCTCACCTGTTCCAAAGTTGTGGCACAGTTTTAGATTGGAACATGAGATACCAAATAGCTCTTGGAGTTGCTAGAGGTCTAGGATACTTGCACCATGGCTGCCGAGATTGCATCATACACTGTGACATCAAACCACAGAATATACTTCTAGATGCATCTTTTGTTCCAAAAATTGCAGATTTTGGGATGGCCAAGTTACTTGGGAGGGAGTTCAGCCGTGTTGTGACTACAATGCGAGGAACTGTCGGATATCTTGCTCCAGAATGGATCAGTGGAATGCCTATTACTCCCAAAATCGATGTTTACAGCTACGGGATGGTCTTGCTAGAAATCGTGTCGGGAAAGAGGAACTGTGTTGAACATTCGTCCAGTCATACTGAAGGCCAAGGAGACTATTTACCTGTGCAAgttgcacacaagcttctccatGGAGATATTCTGAGCATTGTGGATGCAAACTTGCATGGTGAGGTGAACATAGAGGAAGCTGAAAGAGTTTGCAAAGTCGCATGTTGGTGCATCCAAGATCTTGAGTCTGATCGGCCCACGATGATTGAGGTGGTACAGTTTCTCGAGGGAATATGCGAACTAGAAATGCCTCCAATGCCTAGGCTACTCAGTGCTATTGCAGGAAGCAGCCTACATCACACGAGAGTGTGA